The following proteins come from a genomic window of Aquimarina sp. MAR_2010_214:
- a CDS encoding suppressor of fused domain protein, with protein sequence MSFFKRLFGKKETPTEKEYTEEEHEKDYELKSKGLEDILGEMHNLVGHAIIPFAVGGAVDMYYFPNHIKGTGFATMELLDPDGNGPLKNRIGTYELVAFTRHNYNTSEEIQTPFNLIERQACGFLTSIGMYSSQAVLNPKETIEVPNGENEENTCLVLDLYEPDGKKFKIGNREHHLLLCLQVFRSEMDYARENGSDELFKLLKEKGVYPYSDLDREPLI encoded by the coding sequence ATGAGTTTTTTTAAAAGATTGTTTGGCAAAAAAGAAACGCCAACTGAAAAAGAATATACCGAAGAAGAACATGAAAAGGACTATGAATTAAAATCCAAAGGACTTGAAGACATTCTTGGGGAAATGCATAATCTGGTTGGACATGCTATTATTCCTTTTGCTGTAGGTGGAGCAGTTGATATGTATTATTTTCCAAACCATATAAAAGGAACTGGATTCGCAACAATGGAATTATTAGACCCAGATGGAAACGGACCGTTGAAAAATCGAATAGGAACCTATGAATTAGTCGCTTTCACCAGGCACAATTATAATACAAGTGAAGAAATTCAAACACCATTCAATCTGATAGAAAGACAAGCTTGTGGATTTTTAACTTCTATTGGGATGTACTCATCACAGGCGGTTCTTAATCCAAAAGAAACGATTGAAGTGCCAAATGGAGAAAATGAAGAAAATACTTGTTTGGTCTTAGACTTATATGAGCCTGACGGAAAGAAATTTAAAATAGGGAATCGAGAGCACCACTTACTGCTTTGTCTACAAGTTTTTAGAAGCGAAATGGATTATGCAAGAGAAAACGGAAGCGATGAACTATTCAAATTATTGAAAGAAAAAGGAGTTTACCCATATAGCGATTTGGATAGAGAACCTTTAATATAA
- a CDS encoding DUF5700 domain-containing putative Zn-dependent protease, giving the protein MKNLSIYFLTLISVLLMSCNSNSKKETHPKNIIRSSIKVKKSSSINKIEDTRIIKVKLGVNSNRISNEWKNVLGSRKSASKLDSLSNVVKQLTKEEQDWINLIESKTSKWNAFRDSLKVPFQNIRLKDTISVLLGYQGGDDAFTYKNKTICLDVNALHKAYGSAKKSVNDNRIDRIFAHEFTHLLHKEWAKENNLKLDTFKDQILWECVTEGFGMYRSMSTKWFPIGDSLSLTSKKTFENLYPKFTERIIKVCTQSNLTSEEENNLHANLSRGSMKKKWGALPVAVWLALEAKGNDKNLVKWVNKGPDAIILLAEKYLTNESKIAFDEFLKSNKSSK; this is encoded by the coding sequence ATGAAAAACTTAAGTATTTATTTCCTTACTCTTATTTCAGTTTTATTAATGAGTTGTAACTCAAACTCAAAAAAAGAAACGCATCCAAAAAACATAATTCGATCAAGTATAAAAGTAAAAAAGAGCTCTTCGATCAATAAAATTGAAGACACCCGAATTATAAAGGTTAAACTAGGTGTTAATTCCAATCGGATATCTAATGAATGGAAAAATGTATTAGGAAGTAGGAAGAGTGCTTCTAAACTTGATTCTCTATCAAATGTGGTTAAACAATTAACAAAGGAAGAACAAGATTGGATAAACTTAATTGAATCCAAAACAAGTAAATGGAATGCATTTAGAGACTCACTAAAAGTACCTTTTCAGAATATCAGACTTAAAGATACCATTTCTGTCCTTTTGGGGTATCAAGGTGGAGATGATGCTTTTACCTATAAAAATAAAACTATTTGTCTCGATGTAAATGCATTGCACAAAGCATACGGTTCTGCAAAAAAATCTGTTAATGACAATCGAATTGACCGTATATTTGCACACGAATTCACACATTTACTTCACAAAGAATGGGCAAAAGAAAATAACTTAAAACTCGATACATTCAAAGATCAGATTTTGTGGGAATGTGTAACGGAAGGCTTTGGGATGTATCGTTCGATGTCAACTAAATGGTTTCCTATAGGAGATTCCTTATCATTGACATCAAAAAAAACTTTCGAAAATTTATATCCAAAATTTACGGAGAGAATCATTAAAGTATGTACCCAATCAAACCTTACAAGTGAAGAAGAAAACAATTTGCATGCAAACCTGTCTAGAGGTTCTATGAAAAAAAAATGGGGTGCTTTGCCAGTTGCGGTATGGCTTGCGTTAGAAGCGAAAGGGAATGATAAGAATCTTGTAAAATGGGTGAACAAAGGACCAGATGCCATAATTCTGTTAGCAGAAAAATATTTAACAAATGAAAGCAAAATAGCATTTGATGAATTCTTGAAAAGTAATAAAAGTTCTAAATAA
- a CDS encoding peptidase domain-containing ABC transporter, whose amino-acid sequence MENIISPWKRFLSLLELDKKDIRQIFYYAIFAGLVALTLPLGIQAIINLIQGAQVSTSWIVLVVLVTMGVAFQGILQLMQIRILENMQQKIFTRASFEFAYRFPKIKIEELSNYYPPELANRFFDVLTIQKGLSKILIDFPAAVLQIIFGLMLLSFYHSFFIIYGFLLVLLIYIVFKFTAKKGLVTSLVESKSKYKVAHWIQEISRSLISFKLSGTTGLAMKRNDHYTTNYLEARENHFKVLVTQFIQLIGFKILVTAGLLIIGGLLVLNQQMNIGQFVAAEIIILLVLSSVEKLIKGLEPFYDVLTSLEKIGQVVDKKLEIQDGENPFANDDELHIELDDLKYVTPRGLEVLSNINFNIDHKDRILFEGASGSGKTTLLKILSGLLTPSNGSIYVNDVSIKGVWPNKYRSYIGQVIPSQLPFEGTIHENITFGRKDISQEHLHTVLKELGLLTFIKQQPKGINTMLYSEGQQIPFTVSKRIVLARAIIHNPKLLLLKDPLEHFEKEEAEQIIKYLTAPKRPWALVVSSRNNYWKSHCNQTIKISEGKITSKNKNNA is encoded by the coding sequence ATGGAAAATATAATATCACCCTGGAAGAGATTTTTAAGCCTTCTTGAACTCGATAAGAAAGATATTCGTCAAATTTTTTACTACGCCATATTTGCTGGCTTGGTAGCTTTAACATTGCCACTAGGAATACAGGCCATCATAAACCTTATTCAGGGAGCTCAGGTGTCTACCTCTTGGATTGTACTTGTGGTTCTCGTAACAATGGGAGTAGCATTTCAAGGAATTTTACAATTGATGCAAATACGCATTTTAGAAAATATGCAGCAAAAAATTTTTACCAGAGCCTCTTTTGAATTTGCTTATAGATTTCCTAAAATAAAAATAGAAGAGTTGAGCAACTATTATCCGCCAGAGTTAGCAAATCGTTTTTTTGATGTTTTAACCATTCAAAAAGGATTATCCAAAATATTGATTGATTTTCCAGCTGCAGTCTTACAAATCATATTTGGTTTAATGCTACTTTCGTTTTACCACTCATTTTTTATTATTTATGGTTTCTTGCTAGTATTGCTCATTTACATTGTATTCAAGTTCACCGCAAAGAAAGGTTTAGTAACCAGTCTTGTTGAATCCAAGAGCAAATACAAAGTGGCACATTGGATTCAGGAAATATCGCGTTCACTTATCAGCTTTAAGTTATCTGGTACAACTGGGCTTGCCATGAAGCGCAACGATCATTACACAACAAATTATCTAGAAGCACGAGAAAATCACTTTAAAGTATTGGTAACCCAGTTTATTCAGCTTATAGGGTTTAAGATATTAGTAACTGCAGGACTTTTAATTATAGGTGGTTTGTTAGTACTCAATCAACAGATGAATATAGGACAGTTTGTAGCTGCCGAAATCATCATATTGCTAGTACTTAGTTCTGTAGAAAAATTGATAAAAGGATTAGAACCTTTTTATGATGTATTGACATCACTTGAAAAAATAGGACAGGTAGTAGATAAAAAATTGGAGATTCAAGATGGTGAAAATCCATTTGCAAACGACGATGAATTACATATAGAACTAGATGATTTAAAATATGTAACACCAAGAGGTCTAGAAGTTTTAAGTAATATCAATTTTAACATAGACCATAAAGACAGAATACTTTTTGAAGGAGCTTCTGGGTCTGGTAAAACGACTTTGTTAAAAATATTATCGGGCCTTTTAACACCATCTAATGGTTCTATATATGTTAATGATGTCTCTATAAAAGGAGTTTGGCCCAATAAATATCGCTCATATATAGGACAAGTAATCCCGTCACAGTTACCATTTGAAGGTACTATTCATGAAAATATAACATTTGGCAGAAAAGATATTTCTCAAGAACATTTGCATACAGTACTTAAAGAACTTGGTTTACTTACATTTATTAAACAACAACCTAAAGGAATAAACACAATGCTATATTCTGAAGGACAACAAATACCATTTACAGTTTCTAAGCGTATTGTTTTAGCCAGAGCTATTATACATAACCCTAAACTACTATTACTTAAAGATCCTTTAGAGCATTTTGAAAAGGAGGAAGCAGAACAAATAATCAAATATTTAACCGCCCCAAAAAGACCTTGGGCATTAGTTGTTTCTAGCCGAAACAATTACTGGAAATCTCATTGTAATCAGACGATTAAAATTTCAGAAGGAAAAATAACCTCAAAAAACAAGAACAATGCTTAA
- a CDS encoding HlyD family secretion protein, translating into MLNVSHNQLNKKVSLEGYTAFAKAFTSRHNKYFNRFLGVFAFILIIVLFLPWTQNVSGNGYVTTLTPDQRPQTIQSPIPGRIEKWHVKEGDYVTKGDTIIFISEIKTEYQDPRLVERTNQQREAKSRSVVSYQEKIKALKGQVTALINERTLKLSQAKNKLKQTRFKVKSDSVDFQAAKTNLDIAQKQYNRTVMLQNEGLKAVTDVEAKRLKLQETQAKLISQENKLLASQNSVMNAQLEISRIMAEYSNKIAKSRSERFTAESNQFEAEAQVSKLDNQSSSYKIRNAMYYITAPQNGYINKAIKGGIGETFKEGEKLVGIMPANYDLAVETFVNPIDLPLLHIGENVRVQFDGWPAIFFSGWPNASFGTYAGKVVAIETFISKNGKFRVLIAPDKEDNPWPENVRVGSGAYTIALLEDVSIWYELWRQLNGFPPNYYTPEDKQAKKDKK; encoded by the coding sequence ATGCTTAACGTTTCTCATAATCAGTTAAATAAAAAAGTGTCACTAGAGGGATATACCGCTTTCGCGAAAGCGTTTACCTCAAGGCACAATAAATATTTTAATCGTTTTTTAGGCGTGTTTGCATTTATACTAATCATTGTACTTTTTCTACCCTGGACTCAAAATGTAAGTGGTAATGGTTATGTTACAACACTTACACCTGACCAGCGACCACAAACTATACAATCACCTATTCCTGGTCGTATTGAAAAATGGCACGTAAAAGAAGGTGATTATGTTACCAAAGGGGATACTATTATTTTTATTTCTGAAATTAAAACAGAGTATCAAGACCCTCGTTTGGTAGAGCGAACTAATCAGCAACGTGAAGCAAAAAGTCGTTCGGTAGTTTCATACCAAGAGAAAATTAAAGCACTAAAAGGGCAGGTAACAGCCTTAATAAACGAACGTACATTAAAACTTTCTCAAGCCAAAAATAAACTAAAACAAACACGATTTAAAGTAAAGAGTGATAGTGTTGATTTTCAGGCAGCAAAGACGAATCTTGATATTGCCCAAAAACAGTACAATCGTACCGTAATGCTTCAAAATGAAGGCCTTAAAGCTGTAACGGATGTAGAAGCAAAGCGGTTGAAATTGCAAGAAACACAAGCGAAACTTATATCACAAGAAAATAAACTACTTGCTAGTCAGAATTCTGTAATGAATGCGCAACTAGAAATAAGTCGCATAATGGCAGAGTATTCTAACAAAATTGCAAAATCAAGAAGTGAACGCTTTACAGCTGAGTCAAATCAATTTGAAGCAGAAGCACAGGTATCAAAATTAGACAATCAATCCTCTAGTTATAAAATACGCAATGCGATGTATTATATTACTGCGCCACAGAATGGATACATAAATAAAGCTATAAAAGGAGGTATAGGTGAAACATTTAAAGAAGGAGAAAAGTTGGTAGGCATCATGCCAGCAAACTATGATCTTGCCGTAGAAACTTTTGTAAACCCTATTGATTTACCATTACTGCATATAGGTGAAAATGTTCGTGTCCAGTTTGATGGATGGCCTGCTATTTTCTTTAGTGGTTGGCCTAATGCATCATTTGGAACCTATGCAGGAAAAGTAGTAGCTATTGAAACATTTATTAGCAAAAATGGCAAGTTTAGAGTTCTAATCGCACCAGATAAAGAGGATAACCCCTGGCCAGAAAATGTACGTGTAGGCTCTGGTGCATATACTATTGCTTTATTAGAAGATGTCTCTATTTGGTACGAATTATGGCGACAACTAAATGGTTTTCCTCCCAATTATTACACTCCAGAAGATAAACAAGCTAAAAAAGATAAGAAGTAA
- a CDS encoding TolC family protein: MKTLLKYTLLLFIFVYSEILAAQTKHLSLENVLTFEEYLGYVKKHHPLLKQADLILSVGEANLLKARGGFDPKIEVDYDRKKFKNTEYYDQLSATFKIPTWYGVEFKANFEENMGEFLNPNLTVPDKGLYSAGISFSLAQGFLINERMASLKKARFFREQTKADRDLLVNSLLFEASSAYLEWLKVTNEELIYITFLKNANTRLLAVERSVEMGEKAAIDITEARITLQNRQLNLEAASLKRKKAALIVSNYLWLNDVPMEIREEVVPVLPKLDALEASLLLEGITDTSRLLRNHPKLLSLDAKIDELTVERSLKLNKLLPKINIQYNFLTPKIDQARTLNTANYKAFVNFSFPLFLRKARGDLQLANLKLQDVNFERVSTATTLQNKIDAVYAEINSLSKQNQLIRDIVIDYKALVKAEERKFFLGESSLFIINSREQKLIDIQLKENKLRVKQLMATANLYNTLGLPI; encoded by the coding sequence ATGAAGACACTTTTAAAATATACATTGTTGCTTTTTATTTTTGTTTATTCTGAAATATTAGCAGCTCAAACCAAGCATCTTTCATTAGAGAATGTACTTACTTTTGAAGAATATTTAGGATATGTAAAAAAACATCACCCATTACTGAAACAAGCCGACCTTATACTGAGTGTAGGTGAGGCAAATTTGCTAAAGGCACGTGGTGGATTTGATCCAAAAATTGAAGTAGATTATGACCGAAAGAAATTTAAAAATACAGAATATTACGATCAACTAAGTGCTACCTTTAAAATACCCACTTGGTATGGTGTTGAGTTCAAAGCAAATTTTGAAGAGAATATGGGGGAATTCCTGAATCCAAATCTTACTGTACCTGATAAAGGATTGTATAGTGCTGGTATTTCATTCTCATTAGCTCAGGGCTTTTTGATTAATGAGCGTATGGCTTCACTTAAAAAAGCACGTTTCTTTAGAGAGCAGACCAAAGCTGATAGAGATTTACTTGTTAATTCGCTATTGTTTGAAGCTAGTAGCGCTTATTTAGAGTGGTTAAAGGTTACTAATGAAGAGCTTATTTATATAACTTTTCTAAAAAATGCAAATACGCGTCTTCTAGCCGTAGAGCGTAGTGTTGAAATGGGTGAAAAGGCAGCTATTGACATTACTGAAGCCAGAATTACATTACAAAACCGGCAACTTAATCTAGAGGCAGCTTCTTTAAAAAGAAAAAAGGCAGCTCTGATAGTTAGTAATTATTTGTGGCTAAATGATGTACCAATGGAAATTCGAGAAGAGGTGGTTCCGGTATTACCAAAGCTAGATGCTTTAGAAGCTTCACTTTTATTAGAAGGTATTACAGATACTTCAAGATTACTTCGGAATCACCCCAAGTTATTAAGTCTTGATGCTAAAATTGATGAGCTTACTGTAGAGCGTTCTTTAAAACTAAATAAGTTATTGCCTAAAATAAATATTCAATATAATTTTTTAACACCAAAAATTGACCAAGCACGAACATTAAATACTGCGAACTATAAAGCATTCGTTAATTTTAGTTTCCCATTGTTTTTGCGCAAAGCAAGAGGTGACTTACAATTGGCTAATTTGAAATTACAAGATGTCAATTTTGAACGTGTATCCACTGCAACAACTCTTCAAAATAAAATCGATGCGGTATATGCTGAGATTAATTCACTTTCTAAACAAAACCAATTAATAAGAGATATTGTCATAGATTATAAAGCATTAGTAAAAGCAGAAGAACGCAAATTCTTTTTAGGAGAAAGCTCTTTATTTATTATAAACTCACGTGAACAAAAGCTGATTGATATACAGTTAAAAGAGAATAAATTACGTGTTAAGCAGCTTATGGCAACAGCTAACTTGTATAATACTTTGGGGTTGCCTATCTAA
- a CDS encoding bifunctional 2-polyprenyl-6-hydroxyphenol methylase/3-demethylubiquinol 3-O-methyltransferase UbiG, which translates to MNEKWDKRYKNQEFAYGKEPNVFFKEWLPKFEAGSILMPADGEGRNGVFAAQLGWKVTSFDLSIEGQLKAVQLAKENRVTLEYIVGDLEQLKFKREIFDIIGLVYAHFSAEKKSIFHKKLDNYLKEGGIIILEAFSKNHIHHNNLNPKVGGPKDVDMLYSKEEIIADFKNYEIVLLEEEEILLNEGKYHIGKGSVIRFIARKLGSNH; encoded by the coding sequence ATGAATGAGAAATGGGATAAAAGGTATAAAAATCAAGAATTTGCTTATGGCAAAGAACCAAATGTATTTTTTAAAGAATGGCTTCCAAAATTTGAAGCTGGATCTATATTGATGCCAGCAGATGGAGAAGGACGTAATGGAGTATTTGCAGCGCAATTAGGGTGGAAAGTGACTTCGTTTGACCTAAGTATAGAAGGGCAGTTAAAAGCAGTACAACTTGCAAAAGAGAATCGGGTTACTCTTGAATATATTGTTGGAGACTTAGAACAACTCAAGTTTAAAAGAGAAATATTTGATATTATTGGACTTGTATATGCTCATTTTTCTGCTGAAAAGAAGTCAATATTTCACAAGAAATTAGATAACTATCTCAAAGAAGGAGGTATAATTATTTTAGAGGCTTTTAGCAAAAATCATATACATCACAACAACCTTAATCCTAAAGTTGGAGGTCCTAAAGATGTTGATATGCTGTACTCTAAAGAAGAAATAATAGCCGACTTTAAAAATTATGAAATAGTACTGTTAGAAGAAGAAGAAATTCTTTTAAATGAAGGTAAATATCACATAGGGAAGGGGAGTGTGATTAGATTTATAGCAAGAAAATTAGGTAGTAATCATTAA
- a CDS encoding tryptophan 2,3-dioxygenase family protein — protein sequence MTRKELLEAIDKKYTAMGQDPDVHLSGLLHAEPMKYWDFIQVDALLGLQTQRTQLPDEMVFIMYHQINELLFKMILWEMSQISHTENIEPKKFEMHLMRVSRYFDMLSNSFDIMGEGMEIDQYMKFRDTLTPASGFQSGQYRKIEIASTELINLIDFRYRKTIDRNTPYEYAFDNMYWQAAGTDHKTGKKSKLMINFETKYKKELIEWMKEYNTVNLWTKFKELPEEYQKNTELINAMRHYDHTVNINWVMHHYDAAAKYLDHGKVNVEATGGSDWHKYMHPKYQKRIFFPELWSKEELENWGITNLEGYEKVS from the coding sequence ATGACTAGAAAAGAATTATTAGAAGCTATAGATAAAAAATATACTGCAATGGGGCAAGATCCAGATGTACACCTGTCTGGCTTATTGCATGCCGAACCTATGAAATATTGGGACTTTATTCAGGTAGATGCCTTATTAGGTTTACAAACCCAACGAACACAATTGCCTGATGAGATGGTATTTATCATGTATCATCAAATTAATGAATTATTGTTTAAAATGATTCTTTGGGAAATGAGCCAAATTTCTCACACTGAAAATATAGAGCCTAAAAAATTTGAAATGCATCTTATGCGTGTGAGTAGGTATTTTGATATGCTTTCAAATTCATTTGATATCATGGGAGAGGGAATGGAGATTGATCAGTACATGAAGTTTAGAGATACCTTAACCCCAGCAAGTGGATTTCAATCAGGACAATATCGAAAAATAGAGATTGCTTCGACAGAGTTAATTAATTTAATCGATTTTAGATATAGAAAAACAATCGATAGAAATACTCCATATGAATATGCCTTTGATAATATGTATTGGCAAGCGGCCGGCACAGATCATAAAACAGGTAAGAAGAGTAAATTGATGATCAATTTTGAAACAAAGTATAAAAAGGAATTGATCGAATGGATGAAAGAATACAATACAGTTAATTTATGGACAAAGTTTAAAGAACTTCCTGAAGAGTATCAGAAAAATACAGAGTTGATTAATGCTATGCGCCATTATGATCATACAGTAAACATTAATTGGGTAATGCACCATTATGATGCAGCAGCAAAATACTTGGATCACGGAAAAGTTAATGTAGAAGCAACCGGGGGTAGTGATTGGCATAAATATATGCATCCAAAATATCAAAAGCGTATATTTTTTCCAGAATTATGGAGCAAAGAAGAACTCGAAAATTGGGGAATCACTAATCTTGAAGGATATGAGAAGGTTTCATAA
- a CDS encoding zinc-dependent peptidase has translation MNLYIASLLLFEEETSNTLLQNILGVFVTVGIVSICIYYVLRYLESIYVKYKKRPYFIHFYLTPKKLPPHLQAFLDENDFYTTLDKRRKRYFAHRTVRFLEDTRFVGREGLAIDDFMRMQVTIMVTQLTFGMRHYLLEYLETIVLYPTSFYSILNKTENIGEFNPISRALALSWKDFQKGNLHLDKGKSLGVHEITHAIHHNSIKNNNISCEIFYDTFLLLEKYLGAEEIRKRIVDSKILRDYAYTDKFEFIAVLVEVFMESPEELKQQFPEIYYYVVQMFNFRYFED, from the coding sequence TTGAATCTTTATATAGCGTCTTTGTTATTGTTTGAAGAAGAAACTTCTAATACATTACTCCAAAATATACTTGGGGTATTTGTTACTGTTGGAATTGTTTCAATATGTATATATTATGTTTTACGATATTTAGAATCAATTTATGTAAAGTATAAGAAAAGGCCTTATTTTATTCATTTTTATCTTACTCCAAAGAAATTACCTCCTCATTTACAGGCGTTTCTGGATGAGAATGATTTTTATACTACTCTTGATAAAAGAAGAAAGCGATATTTTGCACATAGAACAGTCAGGTTTCTTGAAGATACTCGTTTTGTAGGTAGAGAAGGGTTAGCTATTGATGATTTTATGCGCATGCAAGTGACTATAATGGTTACACAGCTTACCTTTGGGATGCGCCACTATCTGTTAGAATATTTAGAAACAATAGTTTTATATCCAACATCATTCTATTCAATTTTAAATAAAACAGAAAACATAGGAGAGTTTAATCCTATATCCAGAGCATTGGCTTTATCCTGGAAAGATTTTCAAAAAGGAAATTTACATCTGGATAAAGGGAAAAGTTTAGGGGTTCATGAAATAACACATGCGATTCATCATAACTCTATAAAAAACAACAATATTAGCTGTGAAATTTTTTATGATACTTTTTTATTATTAGAAAAATATTTGGGTGCTGAAGAAATAAGGAAAAGGATAGTGGATTCTAAGATATTGAGAGATTATGCGTATACTGATAAATTTGAATTTATTGCAGTTTTGGTTGAAGTTTTTATGGAATCACCAGAGGAGTTGAAACAACAATTTCCTGAGATATACTATTATGTCGTACAGATGTTCAATTTTAGATATTTTGAGGATTAA
- a CDS encoding Bax inhibitor-1 family protein yields MEEFQQILPVSSLTDEKRVAFYKKTYTHLAMAVLLFVIVEWIFFQIEPIVNFAFSMTQGWRWLVMLGGFMLATNYAEKMAFKNHNINQQYLGLLLYVVAEAFIFIPLIGIAMMIAESGGANILNQAAILTLSLFTGLSAVVLITKKDFSFLKSILAIGFFIAIGLIAAGLLFGFNLGLWFSVGMVILASGSILYQTSNMVHKYSEDQYVGASLGLFASLMLLFWYILSILSRD; encoded by the coding sequence ATGGAAGAATTTCAGCAAATACTACCTGTTAGTTCACTCACCGATGAAAAAAGGGTTGCGTTCTATAAAAAGACCTATACCCATCTTGCTATGGCTGTTTTGCTTTTTGTAATCGTAGAATGGATATTTTTTCAAATAGAACCTATTGTAAACTTTGCATTTTCTATGACGCAAGGATGGAGATGGCTTGTTATGTTAGGCGGTTTTATGCTGGCAACAAATTATGCAGAGAAAATGGCATTTAAGAATCATAATATCAATCAGCAATATTTAGGATTGTTGTTATATGTAGTAGCAGAAGCTTTTATTTTTATTCCGCTTATAGGGATTGCTATGATGATTGCAGAAAGCGGAGGCGCTAATATTCTTAATCAGGCTGCAATTTTGACTCTATCATTATTTACAGGGCTTTCTGCTGTTGTTTTAATTACCAAAAAAGATTTTTCGTTTTTAAAATCTATACTGGCAATTGGATTTTTTATTGCAATAGGACTTATTGCAGCAGGTTTACTATTCGGATTTAATCTAGGTCTTTGGTTTAGTGTAGGGATGGTAATTCTGGCTTCTGGATCGATCCTATATCAAACCTCTAATATGGTACATAAATATTCTGAAGATCAATATGTAGGAGCATCATTAGGATTATTCGCTTCTTTGATGTTGTTATTTTGGTACATATTAAGTATTCTCTCTAGAGATTAA
- a CDS encoding YpdA family putative bacillithiol disulfide reductase, whose translation MKHIDLIIVGGGPIGIACGLEAKKKGIDYCIIEKGPITNSLYNYPLNMQFFSSSEKLEIDNIPFISNEAKPKRNEDLEYYRRIVTSNDLNINLFEKVNTVLKKQDTFHIKTDKEQYTSSYVIIATGFYDLPNTIDVPGEDLPKVSHYYKDPHFFAKQKLAIIGASNSAVDAALECYRKGAEVTMLIRGPEIGKRVKYWVRPDIINRIEEGSIKVFYNVTIKEILPKKIDIQTPQGEFSIPNDFVLALTGYKPNFKFLQKIGIQLSNDEKLYPQYNEETMETNIKNLYLAGVICGGMDTHIWFIENSRIHAKTILNSITEK comes from the coding sequence ATGAAGCATATAGATTTGATAATTGTTGGCGGTGGACCTATTGGTATAGCCTGCGGTCTCGAAGCAAAGAAAAAAGGAATTGATTATTGTATTATCGAAAAAGGGCCCATCACTAATTCCTTATATAATTACCCTCTTAATATGCAGTTTTTCTCGTCTTCAGAAAAACTTGAAATTGATAATATTCCATTTATCAGTAACGAAGCTAAACCAAAGCGTAATGAAGATCTTGAATATTATCGTAGGATTGTAACTTCTAACGATTTAAATATTAATCTGTTTGAAAAAGTTAATACAGTTCTCAAAAAACAAGATACTTTTCATATCAAAACCGATAAAGAGCAATATACCTCTTCTTATGTAATCATTGCTACCGGGTTTTACGATCTTCCTAATACTATAGATGTTCCTGGAGAAGATTTGCCTAAAGTTTCCCATTACTATAAGGATCCTCATTTTTTTGCTAAACAAAAGCTAGCAATTATTGGTGCAAGTAATTCTGCTGTTGATGCTGCTTTAGAATGTTATAGAAAGGGTGCAGAGGTAACAATGCTGATTCGAGGGCCAGAAATAGGAAAACGTGTGAAATATTGGGTAAGACCAGATATTATAAACCGTATTGAAGAAGGTAGCATCAAAGTCTTCTACAATGTTACTATAAAAGAAATATTACCAAAAAAAATCGATATACAAACACCACAAGGAGAATTTAGTATTCCAAATGATTTCGTATTGGCACTAACGGGTTATAAACCAAATTTTAAATTTCTGCAAAAAATAGGGATTCAACTCTCTAACGATGAAAAATTATATCCTCAATATAATGAAGAAACCATGGAAACTAATATCAAAAACCTTTATTTGGCTGGAGTAATATGTGGTGGTATGGATACCCATATTTGGTTTATCGAAAACTCAAGAATTCATGCTAAAACAATATTAAATTCGATTACAGAAAAATAG